In Oncorhynchus clarkii lewisi isolate Uvic-CL-2024 chromosome 24, UVic_Ocla_1.0, whole genome shotgun sequence, one DNA window encodes the following:
- the LOC139382409 gene encoding apolipoprotein A-I-2: protein MQFLALALTILLAAATQAVPMQADAPSQLEHVKVAMMEYMAQVKETAQRSIDHLDDTEYKEYKVQLSQSLDNLQQYAQTASQSLAPYSEAIGVQLTEATAAVRAEVMKDVEELRSQLEPKRAELKEVLDKHIDEYRKRLEPLIKDIVEQRRTELEAFRVKIEPVVEEMRAKVSANVEETKAKLMPIVETVRAKLTERLEELRTLASPYAEEYKEQMVKAVGEVREKVVPLTTDFKGQLGPAAEQAKEKLMALYETISQAMKA from the exons ATGCAATTCCTGGCTCTTGCACTCACCATCCTGCTGGCCGCAG ctaCCCAGGCTGTACCCATGCAGGCTGATGCTCCCTCTCAGCTAGAGCATGTGAAGGTAGCCATGATGGAGTACATGGCTCAAGTGAAGGAGACTGCACAGAGGTCCATCGACCATCTGGATGACACAGAGTACAAAGAGTACAA GGTGCAGCTGTCCCAGAGCCTTGACAACCTCCAGCAGTATGCCCAGACCGCCTCCCAGTCCCTGGCCCCCTACAGCGAGGCCATCGGCGTTCAGTTGACTGAAGCCACCGCCGCCGTGCGCGCTGAGGTCATGAAGGACGTGGAGGAGCTGCGCTCCCAGCTGGAGCCCAAGCGAGCCGAGCTCAAGGAAGTCCTGGACAAGCACATAGACGAGTACCGCAAGAGGCTGGAGCCCCTGATCAAGGACATCGTCGAGCAGCGCCGCACCGAGCTGGAGGCCTTCAGGGTTAAGATAGAGCCCGTTGTGGAGGAGATGCGTGCCAAGGTGTCCGCCAACGTGGAGGAGACCAAGGCCAAGCTCATGCCCATCGTGGAGACCGTCCGTGCCAAGCTGACCGAGCGTCTGGAGGAGCTGAGGACCCTGGCCTCCCCCTACGCTGAGGAGTACAAGGAGCAGATGGTCAAGGCTGTTGGAGAGGTGCGCGAGAAGGTGGTGCCCCTGACCACCGACTTCAAGGGCCAGTTGGGCCCCGCCGCCGAGCAGGCCAAGGAAAAGCTCATGGCTTTGTACGAGACCATCAGCCAGGCCATGAAGGCATAA